AACTAGGTTTGTCACCTATAAAATTCTATTATGCTGAAATCAATGACCGGCTTCGGAAGGGCAGAAAGCGCAAGAGGCGAAACGAGTATAGTGGTGGAAATCAAATCGCTGAATGGTAAGCAGTTTGAAGTGAACCTGAAATTTTCTCCTTTGCTAAAGCCTTATGAGTTCGACATCCGTTCGCTTATGCAACAAACTTTGCAACGCGGTACACTCGATGCAACGATCAACATTCGTCAGAATGGCGCTACCCGTCCGGTTGTAATCAATACTGACCTTGCCAAGTATTACTATCAATCCATCACTACATTAGCCAACGAGCTGGATCTGCCACAGGGAGATATGCTTAATGTGCTGATGAAACTGCCGGAAGTAGTAAGCCCTGCTTCAGAGCAGATGGCGGAAGAAGAATGGAAAGATGTGGAGAACACCCTGAAAGCAGCCCTCTCCGACCTGGACGTTCATCGTCAGGACGAAGGACTGATGCTGCAGGCTGATCTGCAACAACGCATAGAAAACATTGATGCCTATACGCTGAAGGTGAAAGAACTGGACCCTTTGCGTAAAGACCGTATCCGCCAGCGTTTGGAAGGATTGCTGGCTGAACATGTAGGGAAAGAAAATGTGGATGCCAACAGGCTTGAACAGGAACTGATCTTTTATCTGGAAAAACTGGATATTTCTGAAGAACTGTCGCGCCTGGAAAATCATCTCCGTTACTTTAAAGAAATCCTGAAAGATGCAGATGCTGCAAAAGGCAAGAAGCTGGGTTTTGTATTACAGGAAATAGGGCGTGAAATAAATACAACCGGTTCTAAAGCCAATGATGCCGGCATCCAGCAATGGGTGGTGTTGATGAAAGATGAACTGGAGAAGGCCAAAGAACAAGTTTTAAATGTTTTATAGCAAGGCGTATACCGTATGAAGAGATTACTCCTGGTAACAGCAGGCTTATTTTTACTGGCTGCTGCCTGCAAGCCGCCTAAAATGGATGCGTTCGAGAAGAACCTGGAAATACCGGGTCATGACTGGGCATACGATTTTAAACCGTCTTTTGAAGTAGCTATACAACCGGAAGATACTGCCGATCTGTACAATATTTACGTGAACGTGCGGCATACCGATGCCTATCCATATAGCAATGTATGGATCCTGGTAGGCACACAATATCCGGGAGACAGCACTGCCCGCGAGCAAAGGGTAGAACTGCCGTTATCTGATATAAACGGGAAATGGCTGGGAAGCGGGTTGGATGATATCTACGAACACCGTATCCCCATTCAGCAAAAAGCCATTTTCGACAAGCCGGGCACCTATAAATTTACATTTGAGCAAAACATGCGGCAAAATCCGCTTCCGCATGTGATGAATGTTGGCTTGCGGATTGAGAAAGCCGGCAAACGGCCATGATGAGAAAGATTTTCAATAAAATGCAGGAAGGAAAATCTGTTTCCTTCGTTTATTTGCTGGTATTGGGATATACCATTGCGGCCCTGATCTGGTGGGGCGTATTACTGTTCAGACAAAGCGAACAAATTACCCGCTTTGAACGGCAAAACCTCTCTTTGCGTATAGATAGTCTTACACAACCCGTAGAGCACGTGCTGGAGATGCAGCGGATCGACAAGGAGGAACACATGCGTTCTTTTAAATATTTTGGAGAAGGCGTTATCTTCCTGGTGATCATCTTACTCGGCGCGCTCTTTGTGTACAGGGCTGTGTGGAAATATATGAAACTCAGCCGGCAGCAACAGAATTTTATGATGGCAGTTACGCATGAACTGAAATCACCTATTGCAGCGGCTAAACTGAACCTTGAAACCATCCGGCGTCACCGGCTGGACGAAGAGAAACAGGCTAAACTGATAGATAATACCATTCGAGAAACCAACCGGCTGGATCAGCTTTGCAATAACATCCTGTTGGCCGCACAACTGGAAACACATAAATACCAGCTGTATAAAGAGCCGCTGGATTTTTCTGCACTACTGGAAGCCGGGATCAGAGATCTGGGCGGACGTATAGGCACACATGCTATTAATGCCAGTATTTTACCGCACGTGTGGATGGAAGGAGATAAACTGATGTTGCAGATCATCCTGAGCAATCTGGTAGAAAACGCCGTGAAATATGCACCGCGTAATACGGCTGTCAATGTAAAACTGTTTGAAGAAGACGAAGAACTGAAATTGCAGGTAACGGACGAAGGTCCGGGAATACCATTGGAAGAACGGAAACGGATCTTCCTGAAATTTTACCGCGTTGGCAATGAAAACACCCGTAAAGCAAAAGGCTCCGGACTGGGTTTATTCCTCACCGCTAAAATAGTAGAACAGCATGGCGGCTATATTGAAGTAAAGGGAAATGTTCCAACAGGTGCCTGCTTTGAAATAACGTGGCCTGAATATTCCGTGCAAACAGCGTAAATTAGATTCCGGATACGGATATAACCTATCGGTCCGCGATTTGTAGTAAAATCAAACATTAACACATGAAGGAAGCTACCAAGGCATCAATACTACTGGTGGAGGACGAGGAAAACCTCCAGGAGGCGCTGAAGCTGAACCTGGAGCTGGAAGGATATGAAGTGACAGCGGTAGACAACGGCACAGCTGCACTCAAAGCTGTCAAAAACGAATACTTCGATCTCATCATACTGGACATCATGTTACCTGAAATGGACGGCATCGCCGTATGCGAAAACATCCGCATTCAGAACAATGAAGTTCCCATTCTTTTCCTGAGCGCCAAAAACAGCAGTGCAGACCGCGTACTCGGCCTCAAAAAAGGAGGAGATGACTACATGACCAAACCCTTTAACCTGGAAGAACTGCTGCTCCGTGTTGAGAAGCTGATCGTGAAAAACAAGAAGATCCAGGATAAAGACAGCGTTCCCAATGTTTACCGCTTCGGTGAAAATATGATCGACTTTGCCGCACAGGAATGTGTAGGGAAA
The Chitinophaga sp. MM2321 DNA segment above includes these coding regions:
- a CDS encoding response regulator transcription factor; amino-acid sequence: MKEATKASILLVEDEENLQEALKLNLELEGYEVTAVDNGTAALKAVKNEYFDLIILDIMLPEMDGIAVCENIRIQNNEVPILFLSAKNSSADRVLGLKKGGDDYMTKPFNLEELLLRVEKLIVKNKKIQDKDSVPNVYRFGENMIDFAAQECVGKDGKHYELSKKEAMLLKLLIENKGEVVTREKILQVVWGYNVYPTTRTIDNFILNFRKYFEEDSRNSKYFHSVRGVGYKFTEV
- a CDS encoding gliding motility lipoprotein GldH gives rise to the protein MKRLLLVTAGLFLLAAACKPPKMDAFEKNLEIPGHDWAYDFKPSFEVAIQPEDTADLYNIYVNVRHTDAYPYSNVWILVGTQYPGDSTAREQRVELPLSDINGKWLGSGLDDIYEHRIPIQQKAIFDKPGTYKFTFEQNMRQNPLPHVMNVGLRIEKAGKRP
- a CDS encoding ATP-binding protein — translated: MMRKIFNKMQEGKSVSFVYLLVLGYTIAALIWWGVLLFRQSEQITRFERQNLSLRIDSLTQPVEHVLEMQRIDKEEHMRSFKYFGEGVIFLVIILLGALFVYRAVWKYMKLSRQQQNFMMAVTHELKSPIAAAKLNLETIRRHRLDEEKQAKLIDNTIRETNRLDQLCNNILLAAQLETHKYQLYKEPLDFSALLEAGIRDLGGRIGTHAINASILPHVWMEGDKLMLQIILSNLVENAVKYAPRNTAVNVKLFEEDEELKLQVTDEGPGIPLEERKRIFLKFYRVGNENTRKAKGSGLGLFLTAKIVEQHGGYIEVKGNVPTGACFEITWPEYSVQTA
- a CDS encoding YicC/YloC family endoribonuclease — encoded protein: MLKSMTGFGRAESARGETSIVVEIKSLNGKQFEVNLKFSPLLKPYEFDIRSLMQQTLQRGTLDATINIRQNGATRPVVINTDLAKYYYQSITTLANELDLPQGDMLNVLMKLPEVVSPASEQMAEEEWKDVENTLKAALSDLDVHRQDEGLMLQADLQQRIENIDAYTLKVKELDPLRKDRIRQRLEGLLAEHVGKENVDANRLEQELIFYLEKLDISEELSRLENHLRYFKEILKDADAAKGKKLGFVLQEIGREINTTGSKANDAGIQQWVVLMKDELEKAKEQVLNVL